A region from the Salidesulfovibrio onnuriiensis genome encodes:
- a CDS encoding 4Fe-4S dicluster domain-containing protein — protein MQTVNLTDTVDRTFMEKVMEESGQVLSQCYQCGNCTASCPYTFGFDIPVSRVMRLVQTGQKKAVLESSSIWLCASCTSCTTRCPNNIDVACVMDVLRHIARREGFVKERRVKAFFDSFLDSVRKHGRVFEIGLMVDYVCKTGRFWTDMDLGPKMLPKGKMSLRPHDIKGKDAIARIFKRFEEENK, from the coding sequence ATGCAAACAGTCAATCTCACCGACACCGTCGACAGAACATTCATGGAAAAGGTGATGGAAGAAAGCGGACAGGTCCTGTCGCAGTGCTACCAGTGCGGCAACTGTACCGCGAGCTGTCCGTACACCTTTGGCTTCGACATTCCCGTCAGCAGGGTGATGCGGCTCGTACAGACCGGCCAGAAGAAGGCCGTGCTCGAAAGCTCCTCCATCTGGCTCTGTGCTTCCTGCACCTCCTGCACAACCCGCTGTCCGAACAACATCGACGTGGCCTGCGTCATGGATGTTCTGCGGCACATCGCCCGCCGCGAGGGCTTCGTCAAGGAACGCCGGGTCAAGGCATTCTTCGATTCCTTCCTGGATTCGGTGCGCAAGCACGGCCGCGTGTTCGAAATCGGCCTCATGGTCGATTACGTCTGCAAGACCGGTCGTTTCTGGACCGACATGGACCTGGGCCCCAAGATGCTGCCCAAAGGAAAAATGTCGCTGAGGCCTCACGATATCAAGGGCAAGGACGCCATCGCCCGCATTTTCAAGCGTTTTGAAGAGGAGAACAAATAA
- a CDS encoding CoB--CoM heterodisulfide reductase iron-sulfur subunit B family protein: protein MSKLSYAYYPGCSGQGTSMEYEASTRGLCEALDIELKEIPDWSCCGSTPAHACDHVLSAALSGRNLALAADMGEDCVLTPCPSCLTNLKNAGRHIAHSDDFKAKVNKLLDEPINEVPDVKSVLQILFEDLGPEGLKDKILKPLKGLKVVTYYGCILTRPPKLMEFDSEENPISMDELMKAAGAEVLPFPLKTECCGASHGVARKDLVMKLSGKLLDMAAQLGADAVVTACPLCQMNLDLRQGQVNQANKTSYKLPVFYYTQLLGWAMGLPQAQLGLDKLCVDPMPALNGIAKKEDAA from the coding sequence ATGAGCAAGCTCTCCTATGCATACTATCCGGGCTGTTCGGGCCAGGGTACTTCCATGGAATACGAAGCATCCACTCGCGGCCTGTGCGAGGCGCTGGACATCGAACTCAAGGAAATCCCGGACTGGAGCTGTTGCGGTTCCACTCCGGCTCACGCCTGCGACCACGTTCTTTCGGCCGCCCTTTCCGGGCGCAACCTGGCCCTGGCCGCCGACATGGGGGAAGACTGCGTGCTCACCCCCTGCCCCAGCTGCCTGACCAACCTGAAGAACGCGGGCCGGCACATCGCCCACAGCGATGATTTCAAGGCTAAGGTCAACAAGCTCCTGGACGAGCCCATCAACGAAGTGCCGGACGTCAAGTCCGTGCTGCAGATCCTCTTTGAAGACCTGGGCCCCGAGGGACTCAAGGACAAGATCCTCAAGCCCCTCAAGGGACTCAAGGTGGTCACCTACTACGGCTGCATCCTGACCCGTCCCCCCAAACTCATGGAGTTCGACAGCGAAGAGAACCCCATCAGCATGGACGAGCTCATGAAGGCCGCCGGCGCCGAAGTGCTGCCCTTCCCGCTCAAGACCGAGTGTTGCGGCGCATCCCACGGCGTGGCCCGCAAGGACCTGGTAATGAAGCTTTCCGGCAAGCTGCTGGACATGGCCGCACAGCTCGGCGCGGACGCCGTGGTCACGGCCTGCCCCCTGTGCCAGATGAACCTGGACCTCAGGCAGGGCCAGGTGAACCAGGCCAACAAGACCAGCTACAAGCTGCCGGTCTTCTACTACACCCAGCTCCTCGGCTGGGCCATGGGCCTGCCCCAGGCGCAACTCGGCCTGGATAAGCTGTGCGTGGACCCCATGCCCGCACTGAACGGCATCGCCAAGAAAGAGGACGCGGCATAA
- a CDS encoding CoB--CoM heterodisulfide reductase iron-sulfur subunit A family protein → MKIGVFVCHCGSNIEGTVDTKTVAEAALDFPEVSFATDTMYACSEPGQDGIIEAIKEHRLDGVVVASCTPRMHEPTFRKTLERAGLNPYMFEMANIREHVSWIGKDREANTNKATDLVRIAVEKLRRNRPLTPKEFDINRRVLVIGGGVAGIQAALDCAEAGLEVIMVERESTIGGKMAKLDKTFPTVDCSSCILGPRMVEIAQHPNITLYAYSEVESTSGYVGNFEVQVRKKATYVDWNKCTGCGECVEKCPSRKAPDAFNEYLAPGRAINIPFPQAIPKKAYIQADHCIKLTKDKCGNCAKICPSGAIDFTQKDEIITEQVGGIIAATGYDLFDWTVYEEYGGGRYPDVVTSLQYERMLSASGPTGGHVKRPSDGKEPQKVVFIQCVGSRDKSVGRPYCSGFCCMYTAKQAILTKDHMPNSESYVFYMDIRSPGKLYDEFTRRAMEEYGAQYIRGRVAMVYPDGEGQLIVRGADTLMGTQVEVKADLVVLAVGVESAKNSPQLAEKLRISYDAYGFFMEGHPKLKPVETNTAGVYLAGACQGPKDIPASVGQGSAAAAKIIGLFSKEKLKSDPQTAQVELKRCIGCGKCAQTCPFGAIKQTEFRGEIKAEVLETVCQGCGLCAATCPQGAVQLKHFTDNQILAEVDALCRF, encoded by the coding sequence ATGAAAATCGGAGTTTTTGTCTGCCACTGCGGCAGCAACATTGAAGGCACGGTGGATACCAAGACGGTTGCCGAGGCTGCTCTCGACTTCCCCGAGGTGAGCTTTGCCACCGATACCATGTACGCCTGTTCCGAGCCGGGACAGGACGGCATCATCGAGGCCATCAAGGAACACAGGCTCGACGGCGTGGTGGTCGCATCCTGCACCCCGCGCATGCACGAGCCCACCTTCCGCAAGACCCTGGAACGCGCGGGCCTGAACCCCTACATGTTCGAAATGGCCAACATCCGCGAGCACGTCTCCTGGATCGGCAAGGACCGCGAGGCCAACACCAACAAGGCCACGGACCTGGTGCGCATCGCGGTTGAAAAGCTGCGCCGCAACCGCCCGCTCACTCCCAAGGAGTTCGACATCAACCGCCGCGTGCTGGTCATCGGCGGGGGCGTCGCGGGCATCCAGGCGGCACTGGACTGTGCCGAGGCCGGCCTCGAGGTGATCATGGTGGAGCGCGAATCCACCATCGGCGGCAAGATGGCCAAGCTGGACAAGACATTCCCCACCGTGGACTGTTCGAGCTGTATTCTCGGCCCCCGCATGGTCGAGATCGCCCAGCACCCGAACATCACCCTCTATGCCTACTCGGAAGTGGAAAGCACCTCCGGCTACGTGGGCAACTTCGAGGTCCAGGTCCGGAAAAAGGCCACCTACGTGGACTGGAACAAGTGCACCGGCTGCGGCGAATGCGTGGAAAAATGCCCCAGCCGCAAGGCCCCGGACGCCTTCAACGAATACCTGGCCCCGGGACGGGCCATCAACATCCCGTTCCCGCAGGCCATTCCCAAAAAGGCCTATATCCAGGCCGACCACTGCATCAAGCTGACCAAGGACAAGTGCGGCAACTGCGCCAAGATCTGTCCTTCCGGCGCCATCGACTTCACCCAGAAGGACGAGATCATCACCGAGCAGGTGGGGGGCATCATCGCCGCCACCGGGTATGACCTGTTCGACTGGACCGTCTACGAGGAATACGGCGGAGGCCGCTATCCCGACGTGGTCACCTCCCTGCAGTACGAACGCATGCTCTCGGCCTCCGGTCCCACCGGCGGGCACGTCAAGCGTCCGTCCGACGGCAAGGAGCCCCAGAAGGTGGTCTTCATCCAGTGCGTGGGCTCCCGCGACAAGTCCGTGGGACGTCCCTACTGCTCGGGCTTCTGCTGCATGTACACGGCCAAGCAGGCCATCCTGACCAAGGACCACATGCCGAACTCCGAGTCCTATGTCTTCTACATGGACATCCGTTCCCCGGGCAAACTCTACGACGAGTTCACCCGCCGGGCCATGGAGGAATACGGCGCGCAGTACATCCGCGGCCGCGTGGCCATGGTCTACCCGGATGGAGAAGGCCAGCTCATCGTTCGCGGCGCGGACACGCTCATGGGCACCCAGGTGGAGGTCAAGGCTGACCTCGTGGTCCTGGCCGTGGGTGTGGAATCGGCCAAGAACTCCCCGCAGCTGGCCGAGAAGCTGCGCATCTCCTACGATGCCTACGGCTTCTTCATGGAAGGCCATCCCAAGCTCAAGCCCGTGGAGACCAACACCGCCGGCGTGTACCTGGCCGGCGCCTGCCAGGGCCCCAAGGACATTCCCGCGTCCGTGGGCCAGGGAAGCGCCGCCGCCGCCAAGATCATCGGCCTGTTCTCCAAGGAAAAACTGAAAAGCGACCCGCAGACCGCACAGGTGGAGCTCAAGCGCTGCATCGGTTGCGGCAAATGCGCCCAGACCTGCCCCTTCGGCGCCATCAAGCAGACCGAATTCCGGGGCGAAATCAAGGCCGAGGTTCTCGAAACCGTGTGCCAGGGCTGCGGTCTCTGCGCTGCCACCTGCCCCCAGGGCGCGGTGCAGCTCAAGCACTTCACCGACAACCAGATTCTCGCGGAGGTTGACGCCTTATGCCGGTTCTAG
- a CDS encoding hydrogenase iron-sulfur subunit translates to MPVLEGRELRIVGFLCNWCSYGGADTAGVARFEQPTDLRVIRVPCSGRIDPLFVAKAFMNGADGVLVSGCHPRDCHYAEGNFYARRRLEVFKNVISVLGIEPERFEYTWVSASEGQRWQEVVTKFTKQVHALGPMVSVPEVSLDRLAALEPAQS, encoded by the coding sequence ATGCCGGTTCTAGAAGGACGCGAACTGAGAATCGTAGGATTCCTTTGCAACTGGTGCTCTTACGGGGGCGCCGACACCGCCGGGGTCGCCCGGTTCGAACAACCCACGGACCTGCGCGTCATCCGCGTCCCATGCTCGGGTCGCATCGACCCGCTCTTTGTGGCCAAGGCGTTCATGAACGGGGCTGACGGCGTGCTGGTTTCCGGCTGCCACCCCCGCGACTGTCACTACGCGGAAGGCAACTTCTACGCGCGCCGCAGGCTGGAAGTGTTCAAAAACGTCATCTCCGTGCTCGGCATCGAGCCGGAGCGGTTCGAATACACCTGGGTCTCGGCCTCGGAAGGCCAGCGCTGGCAGGAAGTGGTGACCAAGTTCACCAAGCAGGTCCACGCGCTGGGTCCCATGGTCTCTGTTCCGGAAGTCTCCCTGGACAGGCTGGCCGCACTCGAACCGGCACAGTCCTAA
- a CDS encoding 4Fe-4S dicluster domain-containing protein, with the protein MLDQLKETIKKALPELDFVMGWGMGFDALHATPLFMYEPEDVDKLVWGPLNIQNLATYLPSLKGKKVGIVVKGCDSRSVAELLQEKLVNRDEVVIFGMACQGTVNLTKVREIVGNTGLVEDVKYENGKLTVTADGQPHEMLLKDVRADKCGYCRFPNAVISDHFVGEERAPQVEEDTFEDLKEFESQSFEERRDFWMKEMDRCLRCYACRNACPLCVCRDHCVAQSRDPHWVSQQDGIRDKFMFQIIHATHMAGRCTNCGECERACPVDIPVLLLKRSFNRAVKNTFAYDAGLDAGATPPLLAFKVNEDNIKEKEW; encoded by the coding sequence ATGCTCGACCAACTCAAAGAAACAATCAAGAAGGCGCTCCCCGAGCTGGACTTCGTCATGGGCTGGGGCATGGGCTTTGACGCCCTGCACGCCACCCCGCTGTTCATGTACGAACCCGAAGACGTGGACAAGCTCGTCTGGGGGCCGCTGAACATACAGAACCTGGCCACCTACCTGCCCTCTCTCAAGGGCAAGAAGGTCGGCATCGTGGTCAAGGGCTGCGACAGCCGTTCCGTGGCGGAACTGCTGCAGGAAAAGCTCGTCAACCGCGACGAAGTGGTCATCTTCGGCATGGCCTGCCAGGGCACGGTCAACCTGACCAAGGTCCGCGAAATCGTGGGCAACACCGGCCTTGTCGAGGACGTGAAATACGAAAACGGCAAGCTCACGGTCACGGCCGACGGCCAGCCCCACGAGATGCTCCTCAAGGACGTGCGGGCCGACAAGTGCGGCTACTGCCGCTTCCCCAACGCCGTGATCTCCGACCACTTCGTGGGCGAGGAACGCGCGCCCCAGGTGGAAGAGGACACCTTCGAGGACCTGAAGGAATTCGAATCCCAGTCCTTTGAGGAACGCCGCGACTTCTGGATGAAGGAAATGGACCGCTGCCTGCGCTGCTACGCCTGCCGCAACGCCTGTCCCCTGTGCGTCTGCCGCGACCACTGTGTGGCCCAGAGCCGGGATCCGCACTGGGTCAGCCAGCAGGACGGCATCCGCGACAAGTTCATGTTCCAGATCATTCACGCCACCCACATGGCCGGCCGCTGCACCAACTGTGGCGAATGCGAACGCGCCTGCCCGGTGGACATCCCGGTGCTGCTGCTGAAGCGCAGCTTCAACCGCGCGGTCAAGAACACCTTCGCTTACGACGCAGGGCTCGACGCCGGGGCAACGCCTCCGCTGCTCGCCTTCAAGGTCAACGAAGACAATATCAAGGAAAAGGAATGGTAG
- a CDS encoding 4Fe-4S dicluster domain-containing protein, producing MAKYLKQDDLGSWLKELGKTYKVIAPVEEGDAVIFRPLTDERTLRIDRQATQGPKGVLFPACEELVSFKYGKDPEKPEKVTVDIQETVDAEPTLIFGSRPCDARGFDVFDNAFTKCSVKDSYYMARREQAVVVSLACTKTETTCFCNWVGGAPDGKGGSDVLLTPITGGYLVESVTDKGAALLDSPLLSEATGEHTAEAEKLLAAARESLREAPDFKCVPEQLYNLFDNMDFWEKQAAKCLSCGACTYLCPTCHCFNITDEQQGNQGSRIRSWDNCMSRLFTEEASGHNPRPTKAHRLKNRVGHKFCYFPDMHEGHIACVGCGRCIKSCPVALDIREVVTAAKECRLPEEETADD from the coding sequence ATGGCCAAGTATCTGAAACAAGACGATCTCGGCTCCTGGCTGAAGGAACTGGGCAAGACCTACAAGGTCATCGCGCCCGTGGAGGAAGGCGACGCCGTCATCTTCCGGCCGCTCACGGACGAGCGCACCCTGCGCATCGACCGCCAGGCCACCCAGGGCCCCAAGGGAGTGCTCTTCCCGGCCTGCGAGGAACTGGTCTCCTTCAAGTACGGCAAAGATCCGGAAAAACCGGAGAAGGTCACGGTGGACATCCAGGAAACCGTGGACGCCGAACCGACCCTGATCTTCGGCTCCCGCCCCTGCGACGCACGCGGCTTCGATGTCTTTGACAACGCCTTCACCAAATGTTCGGTGAAAGACAGCTACTACATGGCCCGCCGCGAGCAGGCCGTGGTTGTCTCCCTGGCCTGCACCAAGACCGAAACCACCTGCTTCTGCAACTGGGTGGGCGGTGCCCCGGACGGCAAGGGCGGCTCCGACGTGCTGCTCACGCCCATCACCGGCGGCTACCTGGTGGAATCCGTCACGGACAAGGGCGCTGCCCTGCTCGACAGCCCGCTGCTCTCCGAAGCCACGGGCGAGCACACCGCCGAAGCCGAAAAGCTGCTCGCGGCCGCCCGGGAATCCCTGCGGGAAGCCCCGGACTTCAAATGCGTGCCCGAACAGCTCTACAACCTGTTCGACAACATGGACTTCTGGGAAAAGCAGGCGGCGAAATGCCTGAGCTGCGGCGCATGCACCTACCTGTGCCCCACCTGCCACTGCTTCAACATCACCGACGAACAACAGGGGAACCAGGGCAGCCGCATCCGTTCCTGGGACAACTGCATGTCCCGACTGTTCACGGAAGAGGCCAGCGGACACAACCCGCGCCCGACCAAGGCTCACCGCCTCAAGAACCGCGTGGGGCACAAGTTCTGCTACTTCCCGGACATGCACGAGGGCCACATCGCCTGCGTGGGTTGCGGCAGGTGCATCAAGAGCTGCCCCGTGGCGCTCGACATCCGCGAAGTGGTGACCGCTGCTAAGGAATGCCGCCTCCCGGAGGAGGAAACTGCAGATGACTAA
- a CDS encoding FAD/NAD(P)-binding protein, which produces MTKIKNPYLPEMATVKEIIQETHNIKTFRVVLNNEQRMKDFKFEPGQVGQLSIFGVGESTFVINSTPTRMDYLQFSVMAAGEVTQRLHALQEGDEIGVRAPLGNWFPYEKMKGKDVVIVGGGIGMAPLRTLLLYMIDNRDDYGKITVIYGARTPQDLSYSYEFEEWAAAKDMNLVLTVDNEAPGWDHKVGLIPNILLEESPSPENTVAVTCGPPIMIKFTLQALKKLGFEDENIYTTLEKRMKCGVGLCGRCNIGSSYVCVDGPVYSFAELQKLPNEL; this is translated from the coding sequence ATGACTAAAATAAAGAATCCCTATCTCCCTGAAATGGCGACCGTTAAGGAAATCATTCAGGAAACGCATAACATCAAGACCTTCCGCGTGGTGCTCAACAACGAGCAGCGCATGAAGGACTTCAAGTTCGAACCCGGACAGGTGGGCCAGCTCTCGATCTTCGGCGTCGGTGAATCCACCTTCGTCATCAACTCCACGCCCACCCGCATGGACTACCTGCAGTTCAGCGTCATGGCCGCCGGGGAAGTGACCCAGCGCCTGCACGCCCTGCAGGAAGGCGACGAGATCGGCGTGCGCGCCCCGCTGGGCAACTGGTTCCCGTACGAAAAGATGAAGGGCAAGGACGTGGTCATCGTGGGCGGCGGCATCGGCATGGCGCCCCTGCGCACCCTGCTGCTGTACATGATCGACAACCGCGACGACTACGGCAAGATCACGGTCATCTACGGCGCCCGCACCCCCCAGGACCTGAGCTACAGCTACGAGTTCGAGGAATGGGCCGCGGCCAAGGACATGAACCTGGTGCTCACCGTGGACAACGAAGCCCCCGGCTGGGACCACAAGGTCGGCCTGATCCCCAACATCCTGCTGGAGGAATCCCCCAGCCCGGAAAACACCGTGGCCGTTACCTGCGGCCCGCCCATCATGATCAAGTTCACCCTGCAAGCCCTGAAAAAGCTCGGCTTCGAGGATGAAAACATCTACACCACGCTGGAAAAGCGCATGAAGTGCGGCGTCGGCCTGTGCGGCCGCTGCAACATCGGCTCTTCCTACGTCTGCGTGGACGGGCCGGTATACAGCTTCGCGGAGCTCCAGAAGCTTCCCAACGAGCTGTAG
- a CDS encoding GNAT family N-acetyltransferase has protein sequence MPLTLETERLVLRQATPKFAELTLDFYLKNRDHLAGWGPDYPEDFFTLKGQYQRLRSVRKVIADARQLELWIFKKDRADTLGKVNFFNIRRAALQACVLGYQMDEAHTNNGYITEALREAIRYMFEVQKLHRIEANIMPRNKRSLRVVEKLGFKPEGLRKKYLKVGEVWEDHIPMVLINED, from the coding sequence ATGCCGCTCACCCTCGAAACCGAACGCCTCGTGCTCAGGCAGGCCACCCCGAAATTCGCGGAGCTGACCCTGGATTTCTACCTGAAGAACCGGGACCATCTCGCGGGCTGGGGGCCGGATTACCCCGAGGACTTCTTCACCCTCAAAGGCCAATACCAACGGCTGCGCTCGGTGCGAAAGGTTATTGCGGACGCACGCCAGCTGGAGCTGTGGATCTTCAAGAAGGACCGGGCGGACACCCTGGGAAAGGTCAACTTCTTCAACATCCGGCGGGCCGCACTCCAGGCCTGCGTGCTCGGCTACCAGATGGACGAGGCCCACACCAACAACGGGTACATCACCGAGGCACTGCGCGAAGCCATCCGCTACATGTTCGAAGTCCAGAAGCTGCACCGAATCGAGGCCAACATCATGCCCCGCAACAAGCGCTCCCTGCGCGTGGTGGAAAAACTGGGCTTCAAGCCCGAGGGGCTGCGGAAAAAATACCTGAAAGTGGGCGAGGTCTGGGAAGACCACATCCCCATGGTGCTCATCAACGAAGACTAG
- a CDS encoding LexA family transcriptional regulator, whose protein sequence is MEHRKIVVGSLQSLNHEDSRTTTNFLGQRVKTARQRARLSQVELARKVGVSTTTIQNYESGQFPKGDHAVGLASALECSLDWLLAGVTPQSHQNAPGPNSQQCGVPILGLAKCGLQGWSKSTPLSIKASRPGDMHLPGIFCVMAIGNSMVPAGILQGQLCFCNPHDRYEKGDAIYVERMDNTASIKLFQGADEQHMTLQGWLDPDVNGHQAAYTEQARLDQIRRVATVIYVKRKL, encoded by the coding sequence ATGGAGCACAGGAAAATCGTTGTTGGCTCGCTTCAGTCGTTGAACCACGAGGATTCCCGCACAACTACCAATTTCCTCGGGCAGCGGGTCAAGACCGCGCGCCAGCGGGCGCGCCTCTCCCAGGTGGAACTGGCAAGGAAGGTCGGGGTAAGCACAACCACGATCCAGAACTATGAATCAGGCCAATTCCCCAAGGGAGATCACGCCGTCGGGCTGGCTTCAGCCCTGGAGTGCTCCCTGGACTGGCTCCTGGCCGGGGTCACGCCCCAGTCCCACCAGAACGCACCCGGTCCCAATTCGCAGCAGTGCGGTGTGCCCATCCTGGGGCTGGCCAAGTGCGGGCTGCAGGGGTGGTCCAAATCCACGCCCCTGTCCATCAAGGCCTCGCGCCCCGGCGACATGCACCTGCCGGGCATCTTCTGCGTCATGGCCATCGGCAACAGCATGGTCCCCGCGGGCATCCTCCAGGGGCAGCTCTGTTTCTGCAACCCGCACGACCGCTATGAAAAGGGCGACGCCATTTACGTGGAGCGCATGGACAACACCGCATCCATCAAACTGTTCCAGGGGGCGGACGAACAGCACATGACCCTGCAGGGCTGGCTGGACCCGGACGTAAACGGTCACCAGGCCGCCTACACGGAGCAGGCCAGGCTGGACCAGATACGCCGGGTGGCCACGGTCATCTACGTCAAGCGCAAGCTGTAA